In one Achromobacter spanius genomic region, the following are encoded:
- a CDS encoding isochorismatase family cysteine hydrolase — translation MEFPQWVQDRVMARQGCLHPYDELPAGRTAVVVIDMQQYFTLPGYQGECAPAREIIAPVNRLCDAVRAAGGTVVWVQTASDNADAFWSHHHGVMLTPERSKRRLETLRSDSPGFQLHPDLHAADTDLRVVKRFYSAMAPGSSELEPLLRGLGVDTLLIAGTVTNVCCESTARDAMMRDFRTIMVDDALAAVTPAEHEHSLQGWMLFFGDVLSVDEVTARLAPAQAMRKTA, via the coding sequence ATGGAATTTCCGCAATGGGTACAAGACCGCGTCATGGCCCGCCAAGGTTGCCTGCATCCGTATGACGAACTGCCCGCCGGCCGTACCGCGGTGGTCGTGATCGACATGCAGCAGTATTTCACCCTGCCCGGCTATCAGGGCGAATGCGCGCCGGCCCGCGAGATCATCGCCCCCGTCAACCGCCTGTGCGACGCGGTGCGCGCGGCGGGCGGCACGGTGGTGTGGGTGCAGACGGCGTCCGACAATGCCGACGCTTTCTGGTCGCACCATCACGGCGTGATGCTGACGCCCGAGCGCAGCAAGCGGCGGCTGGAAACGCTGCGCAGCGATTCGCCGGGCTTTCAACTGCACCCCGATCTGCACGCGGCCGATACCGACCTGCGCGTGGTCAAGCGCTTTTACAGCGCCATGGCGCCCGGCTCGTCTGAACTGGAACCGCTGTTGCGCGGCTTGGGCGTGGACACGCTGCTGATCGCCGGCACCGTCACCAACGTGTGCTGCGAGTCCACCGCGCGCGACGCCATGATGCGCGACTTTCGCACCATCATGGTGGACGACGCGCTGGCGGCGGTGACGCCGGCCGAACACGAGCATTCCTTGCAGGGGTGGATGCTGTTCTTTGGCGACGTGCTGTCGGTGGACGAGGTGACGGCGCGGTTGGCGCCCGCCCAGGCCATGCGCAAGACCGCCTGA
- a CDS encoding ABC transporter permease — MNAPIANTVPLRAVPAPSAKYLDYLRRDRAKKRNIRLTQALLMVVFLCAWEILPRMHILNPLLTSYPSALWPTFLDLWTNGQLAKHIMTTLSATLVGFTLSMAIGIVVAAALWWSDFLYKVLDPFLVVANAMPKIAFVPIFYLWLGSDYAVYGMAVAIAVFVTIMVVYAGFRGIDLNKVKLAHTFGASRWQVLTKVVLPGSVPTLIAAVKMNIGLALVGVIVGEFQSADSGLGFLIMNGSQVFKLNIVMTAITMLALISSVMYMIIYRIEAAVARRYG; from the coding sequence ATGAATGCTCCCATCGCCAATACCGTACCGCTGCGCGCCGTGCCCGCGCCCAGCGCCAAATACCTGGACTACCTGCGGCGCGACCGCGCCAAGAAGCGCAACATCCGCCTGACCCAGGCCCTGCTGATGGTGGTTTTCCTGTGCGCGTGGGAAATCCTGCCGCGCATGCACATCCTGAACCCGCTGTTGACCAGTTACCCCAGCGCGCTGTGGCCCACCTTTCTTGACCTGTGGACCAACGGCCAACTGGCCAAACACATCATGACCACGCTATCGGCCACGCTGGTCGGCTTTACCTTGAGCATGGCGATCGGCATCGTGGTGGCCGCGGCGTTGTGGTGGTCCGACTTTCTGTACAAGGTGCTGGACCCCTTTCTGGTGGTGGCCAACGCCATGCCCAAGATCGCCTTCGTGCCGATCTTCTACTTGTGGCTGGGGTCTGACTATGCCGTGTATGGCATGGCCGTCGCCATTGCCGTATTCGTCACCATCATGGTGGTGTACGCGGGCTTTCGCGGCATCGACCTGAACAAGGTGAAGCTTGCCCACACCTTCGGCGCCAGCCGCTGGCAGGTGCTGACCAAGGTGGTGCTGCCCGGCAGCGTGCCCACCCTGATCGCCGCCGTGAAAATGAACATCGGCCTGGCGCTGGTGGGCGTGATCGTGGGCGAATTCCAGTCGGCGGATTCCGGCCTGGGCTTTCTCATCATGAACGGCAGCCAGGTATTCAAGCTGAACATCGTCATGACCGCCATCACCATGCTGGCGCTGATTTCCAGCGTGATGTACATGATCATCTACCGCATCGAAGCCGCCGTGGCGCGGCGCTACGGATAA
- a CDS encoding ABC transporter ATP-binding protein, with the protein MGAAVHNLKPATATAKIELRDVCLSYFTAEGETEALSNVSFSLAPGEFVSLIGQSGCGKSTLLSLIAGLIPPTSGAVMIDGQGVTKPNPRIGYMLQQDYLFEWRTILDNVMLGAEIQGRRDARSEARAVHLLEKCGLGAFLSHTPRQLSGGMRQRAALARTLVTEPDVILLDEPFSALDSQTRLAISDEVVDILRREGKTVVLVTHDIGEAIAMTDRVIVLSRRPGRLKSQYRIHYGDGARPTPFQARSRPEFNVYFKQLWDELDVHVEG; encoded by the coding sequence ATGGGAGCCGCCGTCCACAACCTGAAGCCCGCCACCGCCACGGCGAAGATCGAACTGCGCGACGTGTGCCTGTCGTACTTCACGGCCGAAGGCGAAACCGAGGCGCTGTCGAACGTGTCGTTCTCGCTGGCGCCGGGCGAATTCGTCAGCCTGATCGGCCAAAGCGGCTGCGGCAAGAGCACGCTGCTGTCGCTGATTGCCGGGCTGATCCCGCCGACGTCTGGCGCGGTGATGATCGACGGCCAAGGCGTGACCAAGCCAAACCCGCGCATTGGCTACATGCTGCAGCAAGACTACCTGTTTGAATGGCGCACGATTCTGGACAACGTGATGCTGGGCGCCGAGATCCAGGGCCGACGCGATGCGCGAAGCGAGGCGCGTGCCGTGCATCTGCTGGAAAAATGCGGGCTGGGTGCGTTCCTGTCGCACACACCACGGCAGTTGTCGGGCGGCATGCGACAGCGCGCCGCGCTGGCGCGCACGCTGGTGACCGAGCCCGACGTGATCCTGCTGGACGAACCCTTTTCGGCGCTGGACTCGCAGACGCGCCTGGCGATCTCGGATGAAGTCGTGGACATCCTGCGGCGCGAAGGCAAGACCGTGGTGCTGGTCACACACGATATCGGCGAAGCCATTGCCATGACCGACCGCGTCATCGTGTTGTCGCGCCGGCCCGGCCGGCTGAAAAGCCAGTACCGCATTCACTATGGCGACGGCGCGCGGCCCACGCCCTTCCAGGCGCGATCGCGGCCCGAATTTAACGTTTACTTCAAACAGCTATGGGACGAGTTGGACGTCCATGTGGAGGGTTGA
- a CDS encoding ABC transporter substrate-binding protein — MKFLPLPRLAGAALLALIAPLFAPPGAQAQALNPPVKVRYEEVVRSILYVPKYVALSQGYFKDAGLDVSMKTSQGTDKGMTALLSGSADIVLIGPEASIYVQNSESPVKPKIFAGLTATDGFFLLARKPIEKFDWSMLKGKEVIGFRPGSNPIVFLETALRKHGVDPKKDVKLLNNIGIPARAGAWMAGQGEYGIFLEPEAGELVRNGKGYIVASVGHEVGQVDYTVFTATDKYIRDNPKVIQAWTNVVARAEKYVKDTPAATLAPQIMTYFPGMDQGAVTEAIERYKQYQIWKTTPLVTAEAMNRLQDMLIASAVMKDTARVKYEDVVVADFANKVQ; from the coding sequence GTGAAATTCTTGCCATTGCCCCGTCTGGCGGGCGCGGCGTTGCTTGCGCTGATCGCCCCGCTGTTTGCCCCCCCGGGCGCTCAGGCCCAAGCCTTGAATCCCCCCGTGAAGGTTCGCTACGAAGAGGTCGTGCGATCCATCCTGTACGTGCCGAAATACGTGGCCCTGTCGCAGGGTTACTTCAAGGACGCTGGGCTGGACGTGTCGATGAAAACCTCGCAGGGCACCGACAAGGGCATGACGGCGCTCTTGTCCGGCAGCGCCGACATCGTGCTGATCGGGCCCGAGGCGTCCATCTACGTGCAGAACAGCGAATCGCCGGTCAAGCCGAAAATCTTCGCGGGCTTGACCGCTACCGACGGCTTCTTCCTGCTGGCGCGCAAGCCGATCGAAAAGTTTGACTGGTCCATGCTCAAGGGCAAGGAAGTCATCGGCTTTCGGCCCGGGTCGAACCCCATCGTGTTCCTGGAAACCGCGCTGCGCAAACATGGCGTAGACCCGAAGAAAGACGTGAAGCTGCTGAACAACATCGGCATTCCGGCCCGTGCCGGCGCATGGATGGCAGGCCAAGGTGAATACGGCATCTTCCTGGAACCCGAGGCCGGTGAACTGGTCCGCAACGGCAAGGGCTACATCGTGGCCTCGGTGGGCCATGAGGTCGGCCAGGTGGACTACACCGTCTTTACCGCCACCGACAAATACATACGCGACAACCCCAAGGTCATCCAGGCCTGGACCAATGTGGTCGCGCGCGCCGAGAAATACGTGAAGGACACACCGGCCGCCACGTTGGCGCCGCAGATCATGACGTACTTCCCGGGCATGGACCAGGGCGCGGTGACCGAAGCCATCGAGCGCTACAAGCAATATCAGATCTGGAAGACGACGCCGCTGGTCACGGCCGAGGCCATGAACCGGCTGCAAGACATGCTGATTGCCAGCGCCGTGATGAAGGACACCGCCCGCGTGAAATACGAAGACGTGGTGGTGGCTGACTTTGCCAACAAGGTGCAGTAA
- a CDS encoding alpha/beta hydrolase: MNAPTDLLDCIEIETAPNPTHAVIWLHGLGADGNDFAPIVPELDLPAGLGVRFVFPNAPVQRVTINNGMAMRSWYDILVMDLVRVEDAKGIRASEAAVHKLIARENARGIPTSNIVLAGFSQGSAMTLHTGLRLPEKLAGMMALSGYLPLVDTAEAERNAANNATPIFMAHGQYDPVVSLARAEASLAELKRLGYDVRWHTYPMPHSVCAEEVRDISAFLNDVLR, from the coding sequence ATGAACGCTCCCACTGACCTGCTCGATTGCATCGAGATCGAAACCGCCCCCAACCCCACGCACGCCGTCATCTGGCTGCATGGCTTGGGCGCCGATGGCAACGACTTCGCCCCCATCGTGCCGGAACTGGACTTGCCCGCGGGCCTGGGGGTGCGCTTTGTGTTCCCGAACGCGCCGGTCCAGCGCGTGACGATCAACAACGGCATGGCGATGCGTTCCTGGTACGACATCCTGGTCATGGACCTGGTGCGCGTGGAAGACGCCAAGGGCATCCGCGCGTCGGAAGCCGCCGTGCACAAGCTGATCGCCCGCGAAAATGCGCGCGGTATTCCGACGTCGAACATCGTGCTGGCGGGATTCTCGCAAGGCAGCGCCATGACCTTGCATACGGGGCTGCGGCTGCCGGAGAAACTGGCGGGGATGATGGCGCTGTCCGGGTATCTGCCGCTGGTGGACACGGCCGAGGCGGAACGCAATGCCGCCAATAACGCCACGCCTATCTTCATGGCCCATGGGCAGTACGACCCGGTCGTGTCGCTGGCGCGCGCCGAGGCGTCGTTGGCGGAGTTGAAGCGTTTGGGTTACGACGTGCGCTGGCACACGTATCCAATGCCGCATTCGGTTTGCGCCGAGGAAGTGCGGGACATTTCGGCGTTTTTGAATGACGTGCTGAGGTGA
- the yjgA gene encoding ribosome biogenesis factor YjgA, with protein MNSHTEEESVDDGYDENGYDRPSKSQVKREMHALLDLGKQLIELSPDRLKQLPLAERLYEAIRTAQRTTGREGRRRQVHFVGKLMRDAPADEIRAQLDVWENGSREETAAMHRLEGLRDRLLDDDDALTTLLAKNPQADAQQLRTLIRAARKEKLGNASLLQGQEPQKKHYRALFQALKTLTL; from the coding sequence ATGAATTCCCATACTGAAGAAGAATCCGTCGACGACGGTTACGACGAGAACGGCTACGACCGTCCCAGCAAGTCCCAGGTCAAGCGTGAAATGCACGCCCTGCTGGACCTGGGCAAGCAGCTGATCGAACTGTCCCCCGACCGCCTCAAGCAATTGCCGCTGGCCGAGCGCCTCTATGAGGCGATCCGCACAGCGCAGCGCACGACCGGGCGCGAAGGCCGACGCCGCCAAGTCCACTTTGTGGGCAAGCTGATGCGCGACGCGCCCGCTGACGAAATCCGCGCCCAGCTTGATGTCTGGGAAAACGGGTCGCGTGAAGAAACCGCCGCCATGCATCGCCTGGAAGGGCTGCGCGACCGTCTGCTGGACGACGACGACGCGCTGACCACGCTGCTGGCGAAAAACCCGCAAGCCGATGCGCAGCAATTGCGCACGCTGATCCGCGCCGCGCGCAAGGAAAAGCTGGGCAACGCCTCGCTGCTGCAAGGTCAGGAACCGCAAAAGAAGCACTATCGCGCCTTGTTCCAAGCCTTGAAGACATTGACGCTCTGA
- the pmbA gene encoding metalloprotease PmbA has product MVKSSSSLPLAANHARFSELVEQTLAYARQIGASDAAAEVSESLGLSVTVRKNDIETVEQTRDRSLDLTVYAGQSRGSASTSDFSEAALRQTVEAAWHIARHTAADPAAGLPDADQLATEFPNLDLHHAWTVSTEEAAELALRAERAARDVDSRITNTDGATVGTYEGQFVMGNSRGFLGGYPYSRHSLSVAPIAGRGNGMQRDYWYTSERDPAKLASPESIGRYAAERTLSRLSARRIRTGKFPVLFEAPLALGLVGALTQAVNGGALYRKASFLLDALGKPIFPKHINLTEDPHIPGAMGSSPFDDEGVRTRRRNVVSAGVLEGYFLSSYTARKLGMATTGNAGGSHNLVFSSTQTKRGDDFEAMLKKMGTGFLVTELIGQGVNYVTGDYSRGAFGYWVENGKIQHAVQEITIAGNLADMFQQIVAVGADTISRGTKTTGSILIEQMAIAGT; this is encoded by the coding sequence ATGGTTAAATCCTCCTCATCCCTGCCGCTGGCGGCGAATCACGCGCGTTTTTCCGAACTCGTCGAACAAACCCTTGCCTATGCGCGCCAGATCGGGGCCTCGGACGCGGCGGCGGAAGTCTCGGAAAGCCTGGGGCTGTCGGTCACGGTCCGCAAGAACGACATCGAGACCGTTGAGCAGACGCGCGACCGCTCGCTGGACCTGACGGTCTACGCCGGCCAGAGCCGTGGCTCCGCCTCGACCTCCGACTTTTCCGAAGCCGCCCTGCGCCAGACGGTCGAAGCCGCCTGGCACATCGCCCGCCACACCGCCGCCGATCCGGCCGCCGGCTTGCCCGACGCTGATCAGTTGGCTACTGAATTTCCCAACCTGGACCTGCATCACGCCTGGACGGTTTCCACCGAAGAAGCCGCTGAGCTGGCGTTGCGCGCCGAACGCGCCGCGCGCGACGTCGATTCGCGCATCACCAACACCGATGGCGCCACCGTCGGCACCTACGAAGGCCAGTTCGTGATGGGCAACAGCCGCGGCTTCCTGGGCGGCTACCCCTATTCGCGGCACAGCCTGTCGGTGGCCCCCATCGCCGGCCGTGGCAACGGCATGCAGCGCGACTACTGGTACACGTCTGAACGCGATCCCGCCAAGCTGGCCTCGCCCGAGTCCATCGGCCGTTATGCCGCCGAACGCACCTTGTCGCGCCTGTCGGCCCGCCGCATCCGCACCGGCAAGTTTCCGGTGCTGTTCGAGGCCCCGCTGGCGCTGGGCCTGGTGGGCGCGCTGACCCAAGCCGTCAATGGCGGGGCGCTTTACCGCAAGGCCAGCTTTCTGCTTGATGCGCTGGGCAAGCCCATCTTCCCCAAGCACATCAACCTGACCGAAGACCCGCACATCCCGGGCGCCATGGGCAGTTCGCCGTTTGACGACGAAGGCGTGCGCACCCGCCGCCGCAATGTCGTGTCGGCCGGCGTGCTGGAAGGTTATTTTCTGTCCAGCTACACGGCGCGCAAGCTTGGCATGGCCACCACCGGCAACGCCGGCGGCTCGCACAACCTGGTGTTCAGCTCCACGCAGACCAAGCGCGGTGACGATTTCGAAGCCATGCTCAAGAAGATGGGCACGGGCTTTCTGGTTACCGAACTGATCGGGCAGGGCGTCAACTACGTCACGGGCGATTACTCGCGTGGCGCGTTCGGCTACTGGGTGGAAAACGGCAAGATCCAGCACGCCGTCCAGGAAATCACCATCGCCGGCAATTTGGCCGACATGTTCCAGCAAATCGTGGCAGTCGGCGCCGATACCATTTCGCGCGGCACGAAGACCACGGGTTCGATCTTGATCGAGCAAATGGCGATTGCGGGTACGTGA
- a CDS encoding TRAP transporter substrate-binding protein, with translation MQRRSFLKHAGLGAVATGAAVSTPAFAQDMPSLSWRLASAFPAALDLRIGAGEQFCKFVSESTGGKFNIRHFPEGEIVPAADLLEAVSTNKVECGHGSSRAFYAKSPAFCFDAAVPFGLNARQMNAWMSEGDGLRLTRELFKPEKIINFPLGNTGAQMDGWYAKEIKRQADLKDLKMQMAGLAADVLARLGVAPQPASQAPLAEAFEKEGLQGIAGAGAYDDAKLGLNKVAKYYYGPGWCVPGEQLSLYINDEAWNKLPKHYQSVVQAAALAAHGSLTARYDARNPATLAQLSASGTQVRAFPRSILDVAFEATQKVYQDLSAKDARFKAIHDSYMGFRDSEMPWFRLTENAYGQYVAVALSGR, from the coding sequence ATGCAACGACGTTCATTCTTGAAGCACGCAGGGCTGGGCGCCGTCGCAACGGGCGCCGCGGTCAGCACGCCTGCGTTTGCGCAAGACATGCCGTCGTTAAGTTGGCGTCTGGCTTCGGCCTTTCCCGCCGCGCTGGACTTGCGCATTGGCGCGGGCGAGCAGTTCTGCAAATTCGTGTCGGAATCCACGGGCGGAAAATTCAACATCCGCCATTTCCCCGAAGGCGAGATCGTGCCGGCGGCAGACCTGCTGGAAGCGGTCTCCACCAACAAGGTGGAATGCGGTCACGGTTCCTCGCGCGCCTTTTACGCAAAAAGCCCAGCATTCTGTTTTGACGCCGCCGTTCCCTTCGGGCTGAACGCGCGCCAGATGAATGCCTGGATGAGCGAGGGCGACGGCCTGCGCCTGACGCGCGAACTCTTCAAGCCCGAAAAGATCATCAATTTCCCGCTGGGTAATACCGGCGCGCAGATGGACGGCTGGTACGCCAAGGAAATCAAGCGCCAGGCCGACCTGAAAGACCTGAAGATGCAGATGGCTGGACTGGCCGCCGACGTGCTGGCGCGCTTGGGAGTGGCGCCGCAGCCGGCAAGCCAGGCGCCGCTGGCCGAAGCCTTCGAAAAAGAGGGGCTGCAGGGCATTGCCGGGGCAGGCGCCTATGACGACGCCAAACTTGGGCTGAATAAAGTAGCCAAGTATTACTACGGGCCGGGATGGTGCGTCCCCGGCGAGCAGTTGTCGCTCTATATCAATGACGAAGCGTGGAACAAGCTGCCCAAGCACTATCAGTCGGTCGTTCAGGCTGCGGCGCTGGCCGCGCATGGATCGCTGACCGCGCGCTACGACGCGCGCAACCCGGCCACGCTGGCGCAATTGTCGGCAAGCGGCACGCAAGTGCGCGCGTTTCCGCGCTCTATCCTGGACGTGGCCTTTGAGGCCACCCAGAAGGTCTATCAGGACTTGAGCGCCAAAGACGCGCGGTTCAAGGCAATACACGACAGTTACATGGGCTTTCGCGACAGCGAAATGCCGTGGTTCCGCTTGACGGAAAACGCCTATGGCCAGTATGTGGCCGTGGCGCTTTCTGGCAGGTAG
- a CDS encoding ABC transporter substrate-binding protein yields the protein MQSKTKKLLAALIAAGIVPAAHAADIKLGVAEALSGGAAQYGVSIRNGFQLAADEINAAGGINGNKLVLVVEDEQGKKEEAINVFKKLIFKDNVLMVFGPTLSNSAQAADPVAQAAKTVAFGTSNTADGITSIGNYVFRNSVTEADVLPATISTVKAKTGLKNVAVLYGNDDVFTKSGYDNFKKALEDQKIPVTTTETFAKGDVDFKAQLTKIKGTNPDAIVLSALLAEGAPIMVQARQLGLNVPVIGGNGMNSVKIFDLAPGGASNNLWIGSPWSIENKAPENVKFIDAYKAKFNGSPDQFAAQSYDALYIVAQALKNTKITGELAKDRAALRDALPAVTWTGATGPFKFRQAKDRAGKPAGYDADQSPIVSVTKDGKYVIEK from the coding sequence ATGCAATCCAAGACCAAGAAGCTGCTGGCCGCGCTGATCGCCGCCGGTATCGTCCCGGCTGCGCACGCGGCTGACATCAAGCTGGGTGTGGCGGAAGCCCTGTCCGGCGGCGCCGCTCAGTATGGCGTGTCGATTCGCAACGGTTTCCAGCTTGCCGCTGACGAAATCAACGCCGCGGGCGGCATCAACGGCAACAAGCTGGTGCTGGTGGTTGAAGACGAACAAGGCAAGAAAGAAGAAGCCATCAACGTCTTCAAGAAACTGATCTTCAAAGACAACGTCCTGATGGTCTTCGGCCCGACGCTGTCGAACTCGGCCCAAGCCGCCGACCCTGTCGCCCAAGCAGCCAAGACGGTTGCCTTTGGCACGTCCAATACCGCTGACGGCATCACGTCCATCGGCAACTACGTGTTCCGCAACTCGGTCACTGAAGCCGACGTGCTGCCGGCCACCATTTCCACCGTCAAGGCAAAGACCGGCCTGAAGAACGTGGCCGTGCTTTACGGTAACGACGACGTCTTCACCAAGAGCGGCTACGACAACTTCAAGAAGGCCCTGGAAGACCAGAAGATTCCGGTCACCACGACCGAAACGTTCGCCAAGGGCGACGTGGACTTCAAGGCGCAACTGACCAAGATCAAGGGCACCAACCCCGACGCCATCGTGCTGTCCGCACTGCTGGCCGAAGGCGCGCCCATCATGGTGCAGGCCCGTCAACTGGGCCTGAACGTGCCCGTCATCGGCGGCAACGGCATGAACTCGGTCAAGATTTTCGACCTGGCCCCTGGCGGCGCATCGAACAATCTGTGGATCGGCAGCCCGTGGTCCATCGAGAACAAGGCCCCCGAGAACGTCAAGTTCATCGATGCCTACAAAGCCAAGTTCAACGGTTCGCCCGACCAGTTCGCGGCGCAGTCGTATGACGCCCTGTACATCGTGGCCCAGGCGCTGAAGAACACCAAGATCACTGGTGAACTGGCCAAGGACCGCGCGGCCCTGCGCGACGCCTTGCCCGCTGTGACCTGGACCGGCGCCACTGGCCCGTTCAAGTTCCGCCAAGCCAAGGACCGTGCCGGCAAGCCCGCTGGCTACGATGCCGACCAGTCGCCGATCGTCAGCGTGACCAAGGACGGCAAGTACGTCATCGAGAAGTAA
- a CDS encoding branched-chain amino acid ABC transporter permease: MFEQQFVNALSLGCVYALFALGFTLIFGVLGVINLAHGAVFMVGAYAALFVVQQFGLPLWGALMAAFFVAGFTGVIIDYLVLKPLRKRNAPHLIPMIATIGVGIILNNGAQSIFGASNLRFPHGTVPEEVIEVAGLHLTVIELGIIFLSFALMAVLMYVMRRTQFGRALRAIAESPKAAWLLGINVEKLFVTTSFAAAALGGVAGVLIGLYSNALFPLMGQPMLHKGIAVIILGGMGDIRGAMLGGLFLGFAEVLSVAYIGSTMRDAVAFGLLFLILLVRPQGLFGKVVQRKA; encoded by the coding sequence ATGTTCGAACAACAATTCGTCAATGCCTTGTCGCTGGGCTGTGTGTATGCACTGTTCGCGCTGGGCTTCACGCTGATCTTCGGCGTGCTCGGGGTGATCAACCTGGCGCACGGCGCCGTCTTCATGGTTGGCGCCTATGCGGCACTGTTCGTGGTTCAGCAATTCGGCCTGCCCCTGTGGGGCGCGCTGATGGCCGCCTTCTTCGTCGCTGGCTTCACTGGGGTCATCATCGACTACCTGGTGCTCAAGCCGCTGCGCAAGCGCAACGCGCCGCACTTGATTCCCATGATCGCCACCATTGGTGTAGGCATCATCCTGAATAACGGCGCCCAGAGCATCTTCGGCGCCAGCAACCTGCGCTTCCCGCACGGCACCGTGCCCGAAGAAGTGATCGAAGTCGCGGGCTTGCACCTGACCGTCATCGAACTGGGCATCATCTTCCTGTCGTTCGCGTTGATGGCCGTGCTGATGTACGTGATGCGCCGCACGCAATTCGGCCGCGCGCTACGCGCCATCGCCGAATCGCCCAAGGCTGCGTGGCTGCTGGGCATCAACGTTGAAAAACTGTTCGTCACGACCTCGTTCGCCGCCGCCGCCCTGGGTGGCGTGGCCGGCGTGCTGATCGGCCTGTACTCGAACGCGCTGTTCCCGCTGATGGGCCAGCCGATGCTGCACAAGGGCATCGCGGTCATCATCCTGGGTGGCATGGGCGACATACGCGGCGCCATGCTGGGCGGTCTGTTCCTGGGATTCGCCGAGGTGCTGTCGGTGGCCTATATCGGCTCCACCATGCGCGACGCGGTGGCTTTCGGCCTGCTGTTCCTGATCCTGCTGGTGCGCCCGCAAGGACTGTTCGGCAAAGTGGTTCAACGCAAGGCTTAA
- a CDS encoding branched-chain amino acid ABC transporter permease yields the protein MSGFENFWAIYGNLVLTLGTNALLALSIWLTLACGMLAMANAAFMGIGAYTAALLTMNYDAPFSVALAGGMAAPALVAALIGLPTLRLSGVYLAMATLGFGEVVRVTILNTESLTGGALGLNGIPQLTQWWHVVLAVVIVLFVLWRVRASKIGRSFDAIRGDETAAGLMGIDVRANKMLAFVAGAMIAGLAGALNAHLTFFIGPNEYGFDRGVEILTMAILGGIGGLAGPVLGSFIITVLPELLRGFADLRLVANGVILVVIVLFLPQGIWDPARFKRWMRQGSGGQGGKRHA from the coding sequence ATGAGCGGATTCGAAAACTTCTGGGCCATTTACGGCAACCTGGTGCTTACGCTGGGCACCAATGCCTTGCTGGCCCTCTCCATCTGGCTGACCCTGGCCTGCGGCATGCTGGCCATGGCCAATGCCGCCTTCATGGGTATCGGGGCGTATACCGCCGCGCTGCTCACCATGAACTACGACGCCCCGTTCTCGGTCGCGCTTGCCGGGGGCATGGCTGCGCCCGCATTGGTCGCGGCCTTGATCGGCCTGCCGACACTGCGGTTGTCAGGGGTCTATCTGGCCATGGCCACGCTGGGCTTTGGCGAAGTGGTGCGCGTCACCATCCTGAACACCGAATCGCTCACTGGCGGCGCCCTGGGCCTGAACGGCATTCCGCAACTGACGCAGTGGTGGCACGTGGTGCTGGCGGTGGTGATCGTTCTGTTCGTGCTGTGGCGTGTGCGCGCCTCCAAGATCGGACGCTCGTTCGACGCCATCCGTGGCGACGAAACGGCGGCTGGGCTGATGGGCATCGACGTGCGCGCCAACAAGATGCTGGCGTTCGTGGCCGGCGCGATGATCGCGGGCCTGGCTGGCGCCTTGAACGCGCACCTGACCTTCTTCATCGGCCCCAATGAATACGGCTTTGACCGTGGTGTTGAAATCCTGACCATGGCCATCCTGGGCGGTATCGGCGGCTTGGCCGGTCCCGTGCTGGGCAGCTTCATCATTACCGTGCTGCCGGAATTGCTGCGCGGTTTTGCGGATCTGCGCCTGGTCGCCAACGGAGTGATTCTGGTGGTGATTGTGTTGTTCCTGCCGCAAGGCATCTGGGATCCGGCGCGTTTCAAGCGCTGGATGCGTCAAGGCTCGGGCGGCCAGGGAGGCAAGCGCCATGCTTGA